The following proteins are co-located in the Polystyrenella longa genome:
- a CDS encoding IclR family transcriptional regulator produces MAQPVGTLVKAMTLLNALGEKGPMGVMDLSRSLDLDKSAVSRLLTTLRSGGFVRIIDGGRYDLGLRLFELGVYLQNRMPVRKLIIPFVERLAVETEETAIAVHYDQGQIAYLYQAISRHEIRLEEPVGLRCPPWNHIAGRLILSKFTDEEVRQIWEADQKTGTNPLTDWDQCRNVLKQIKKQQIAFERGEEKAYVVVPMPTSPELTGNKRIGAGLMVGGPSYRLSQERLEEIAILAKGIAAEAAVEVGWYSK; encoded by the coding sequence ATGGCACAACCGGTTGGTACCCTCGTTAAGGCGATGACATTGCTTAACGCCCTCGGTGAAAAAGGACCGATGGGTGTGATGGATCTTAGCCGCTCGCTCGATCTCGATAAAAGCGCTGTCTCTCGCCTGCTCACGACGCTGCGGTCGGGAGGCTTCGTGCGGATTATCGATGGTGGTCGCTATGACCTGGGACTCCGTTTGTTTGAACTGGGCGTCTATCTTCAGAATCGAATGCCTGTTCGCAAACTGATTATCCCCTTTGTTGAGCGCCTTGCCGTGGAAACGGAAGAGACTGCCATCGCGGTTCATTACGATCAGGGACAGATCGCCTATCTTTATCAGGCAATCTCTCGGCATGAAATCCGACTGGAAGAGCCGGTCGGTTTACGATGCCCACCGTGGAACCATATCGCCGGGCGATTGATTCTGTCGAAGTTCACCGATGAAGAAGTCAGGCAGATCTGGGAAGCGGATCAGAAAACGGGCACAAATCCGTTGACTGACTGGGACCAATGCCGCAACGTCTTAAAGCAGATCAAGAAACAGCAAATTGCGTTTGAACGAGGTGAAGAAAAAGCCTACGTCGTCGTCCCCATGCCAACCTCGCCCGAGTTAACCGGCAACAAACGAATCGGAGCGGGGCTGATGGTCGGCGGCCCCAGTTACCGCCTCAGCCAGGAACGTCTCGAAGAAATCGCCATCCTCGCTAAAGGAATCGCAGCCGAGGCCGCAGTCGAAGTCGGTTGGTATTCGAAGTAA
- a CDS encoding PVC-type heme-binding CxxCH protein, whose translation MRSLPLRLCSPRFLLCLGVTVSIPLVSLLSLADVAQPEKPLLPPGQATAALQVPDDLQIEQVLSEPEVKQPIYLQFDERGRLWVMNYEQYPYPAGLKMLSRDKYWRAVYDKVPPAPPNHDKGLDRITIHEDTDGDGQFDTHKIFLEELNIATSFARGRGGVYVLNPPYLTFYADADNDDVPDGDPEVLLEGFGIEDTHSAANSLRFGPDGWLYGAQGSTVSGNVKHYRVDEAPIRSMGQLIWRFHPKTKEYEIFAEGGGNAFGVEFDSKGRLFSGHNGANTRGFHYVQGGYYQKGFAKHGPLSNPFAFGYFPMMKSHDVERFTHDFIVYEGDALPDKYDGKIYGVEPLQGRIVYCDFLPDQSSFKTNDLGHVITSEDPNFRPIDIIAGPDGAIYVSDMYEPQIAHLMHFEGRVDNTNGRVYRLSAKGATSNLRVGLDKKSGAELIETLKNPNKWYRQTALRLLGDRQDESLIPQIKEQILTSEGQFALEQLWALYQMGGLDDEFGVKMLGHLDPYVRQWTVRLLCDDHEISPEVALHLTTIAQLEKNVYVRSQLASSARRLPVAQMIPIVHELIARAEDKDDIHLPLLIWWAIEDKAESDTETILAWLENDQIWTQPIFQEHIAGRLMRRFAQAGTRKNLITCARLFAMAPDKKGTDLLMTGFEEAFQGRSLTELPQELIDALSKAGGGSVALRFRQGDAEAVKEVLAAVVNESTKPEQKQEFVKLLGESKVEGAVPVMLQLVTSSDQVELQKELLTALQAYAEPDIAAAVLSHYADWSPEVQEVAQTLLVSREAWAKLFLKAVEEEKLKPEEIPLPVVRKMTIYQDEEIGRQIAIHWANVEGASSDEMKAAIETYSKLIQAGKEDDRKHGKELYMKSCGKCHILFGEGGRVGPELTHFKRDDWLNMLINIVNPSADIREGFETFTVITEEGRIVNGFMFDQDNQVIVLRGADGQKISIERDNIDEMLGSKKSIMPEGLLDDYSEQDVRDLFSYLRSTQPINY comes from the coding sequence ATGAGATCGCTTCCCCTGAGATTATGTTCCCCGAGATTTTTGCTCTGTCTTGGTGTGACCGTTTCCATTCCTCTTGTTTCACTACTCAGCCTGGCCGATGTCGCTCAGCCGGAAAAACCGCTGCTGCCACCGGGACAAGCGACCGCCGCACTGCAGGTTCCCGACGATCTGCAGATTGAACAGGTCCTGTCAGAGCCCGAAGTCAAACAACCGATCTATCTGCAATTCGACGAGCGGGGCCGTTTGTGGGTGATGAATTACGAACAGTATCCGTACCCGGCGGGACTCAAAATGTTGAGCCGCGATAAGTATTGGCGTGCCGTTTATGACAAAGTACCGCCTGCCCCGCCTAACCATGACAAAGGTCTTGACCGGATTACGATCCATGAAGATACCGATGGGGACGGACAGTTTGATACTCACAAGATCTTCCTTGAAGAGCTGAACATCGCCACATCGTTCGCCCGCGGGCGAGGTGGCGTGTATGTATTGAACCCGCCTTACCTCACCTTTTACGCCGATGCCGACAATGACGATGTTCCCGATGGCGACCCCGAGGTTCTGCTCGAAGGGTTCGGAATCGAAGATACCCACTCTGCCGCCAACAGCCTGCGATTTGGGCCCGATGGTTGGTTGTACGGAGCCCAGGGAAGTACGGTCAGCGGTAACGTTAAACATTATCGCGTCGACGAAGCCCCTATCCGCTCGATGGGTCAGCTTATCTGGCGTTTTCATCCCAAAACGAAAGAGTACGAAATCTTTGCCGAAGGGGGCGGGAACGCATTCGGCGTCGAGTTCGATTCCAAAGGACGACTCTTCTCTGGTCATAACGGCGCCAATACCCGCGGATTTCATTACGTCCAGGGTGGGTACTACCAGAAAGGCTTTGCCAAACACGGACCTCTGTCGAACCCATTCGCGTTCGGTTACTTTCCCATGATGAAAAGCCATGACGTCGAACGGTTCACGCACGACTTCATCGTTTACGAAGGGGACGCGCTTCCCGATAAATACGACGGCAAGATCTATGGGGTGGAACCTCTTCAGGGACGCATCGTCTATTGTGATTTCCTACCCGATCAATCGTCTTTCAAAACAAACGACCTGGGACATGTGATTACATCAGAAGATCCGAACTTCCGTCCCATTGATATCATCGCCGGACCGGATGGTGCCATTTATGTGTCCGACATGTACGAACCTCAGATTGCTCACCTGATGCACTTCGAAGGGCGTGTGGATAATACGAACGGTCGTGTCTACCGCCTCTCCGCAAAAGGAGCAACTTCAAATCTAAGAGTAGGCCTCGACAAGAAGTCGGGTGCTGAACTCATCGAGACATTGAAGAACCCCAACAAATGGTATCGACAGACAGCCTTAAGGTTACTGGGTGACCGGCAGGATGAATCGCTGATTCCTCAGATCAAAGAGCAAATTCTGACCAGCGAAGGTCAGTTTGCTCTCGAACAGTTGTGGGCCCTGTATCAGATGGGTGGCTTGGATGATGAATTCGGCGTCAAAATGCTCGGGCATCTCGATCCTTATGTTCGCCAGTGGACCGTTCGTCTGCTGTGCGACGATCACGAGATCAGCCCCGAAGTGGCGTTGCACCTGACGACGATAGCTCAGCTCGAAAAAAACGTTTACGTTCGCAGCCAACTGGCCAGTTCAGCCCGCCGCTTACCCGTCGCACAGATGATTCCCATCGTTCACGAACTCATTGCCCGCGCGGAAGACAAAGACGATATTCACTTGCCGCTGTTGATCTGGTGGGCAATTGAAGACAAAGCCGAAAGCGACACCGAAACAATTCTCGCCTGGCTCGAAAACGATCAAATCTGGACGCAACCGATTTTCCAGGAACACATCGCCGGTCGCCTAATGCGGCGTTTCGCTCAGGCTGGTACTCGTAAAAATCTCATCACCTGTGCTCGCCTGTTTGCTATGGCTCCCGATAAAAAAGGGACGGACCTGTTAATGACAGGTTTTGAAGAAGCTTTCCAGGGACGCTCCTTAACTGAGTTGCCTCAGGAACTGATCGACGCGCTAAGCAAGGCTGGCGGTGGTTCGGTTGCACTTCGGTTCCGTCAGGGAGATGCCGAAGCAGTGAAAGAAGTTCTGGCCGCGGTGGTGAATGAATCAACCAAACCCGAACAGAAACAGGAATTTGTAAAGCTACTTGGTGAAAGCAAAGTCGAAGGCGCCGTTCCAGTGATGTTGCAACTGGTTACCTCCAGTGATCAAGTGGAACTTCAGAAAGAGCTGCTGACGGCGCTACAAGCCTATGCGGAACCTGATATCGCGGCTGCCGTACTCTCGCACTACGCCGACTGGTCTCCGGAAGTTCAGGAAGTAGCTCAAACCCTGCTTGTCAGTCGAGAAGCCTGGGCGAAGCTGTTCCTGAAAGCGGTTGAAGAAGAAAAACTGAAACCGGAAGAGATCCCATTGCCCGTCGTTCGTAAAATGACGATCTATCAGGATGAAGAAATCGGTCGTCAGATTGCGATTCACTGGGCCAATGTGGAAGGGGCTTCGTCCGATGAAATGAAGGCGGCCATCGAAACTTATTCCAAGCTGATTCAAGCCGGAAAAGAGGATGATCGAAAGCACGGAAAAGAACTGTATATGAAGTCGTGCGGCAAATGCCACATTCTCTTCGGAGAAGGGGGGCGCGTCGGGCCGGAGCTGACTCACTTCAAACGGGACGACTGGTTGAACATGCTGATCAACATTGTGAACCCGAGTGCCGATATTCGCGAAGGGTTCGAAACCTTCACCGTCATCACCGAGGAAGGGCGTATTGTAAACGGTTTCATGTTCGACCAGGATAACCAGGTCATCGTCCTACGTGGTGCCGATGGGCAGAAAATCTCGATTGAACGAGACAACATCGACGAGATGCTTGGTTCCAAGAAATCGATCATGCCCGAAGGTCTGCTCGACGACTACAGCGAACAGGACGTCCGCGATCTCTTTTCCTACCTCCGCTCGACGCAACCGATTAACTATTAA
- a CDS encoding twin-arginine translocation signal domain-containing protein: MPVEQPSSTTRRDFLKHSSLAAAAGLFLPSVLRAEAKPGDKPIRVAAICTVMFHRSHAHVILENFLQDYLFNAQRTNPGVEVVSIYFDQRTDNDIVDEVLEQFPIPLYKTIGEALCQGGDKLAVDAILNIGEHGNYAHNSLGQHMYPRKRLFDEAVAEMKRANRFVPVFNDKHLSYKWEEAKEMYDTAQQYGIPLMAGSSVPLAQRRPRLEIPSGAPFEEAVSIHGGGVESYDFHALEVLQSMVEDRQGGESGVSKVEFLDGDALWAAAEAGRWDASLAQAAMENELGYKPKDYREIKGEEYPHPTHGILLHYKDGFKATALSLPGSGIRWNFACRIKGEPQIQKTSFYVGPWQNRNLFKALSHAIQTHFKNGEAPYPVERTLLTSGILDASMHSRHEGKALDTPQLEFSYKAKDYKAMREMGGSWKIITEDMPEPELIVPQGL; encoded by the coding sequence ATGCCTGTCGAACAACCTTCTTCTACTACACGTCGTGACTTCCTGAAACATTCTTCGCTGGCGGCTGCGGCCGGTTTATTCCTCCCTTCGGTGTTGCGGGCGGAAGCGAAGCCGGGCGATAAGCCGATTCGGGTCGCGGCCATCTGTACGGTGATGTTCCATCGTTCGCACGCGCATGTGATTCTGGAAAACTTCCTGCAGGATTATCTGTTCAACGCCCAGCGAACCAACCCGGGTGTGGAAGTTGTTTCCATCTACTTCGATCAACGGACAGACAACGACATCGTCGATGAAGTTCTGGAGCAGTTCCCCATTCCACTTTATAAAACCATCGGCGAAGCCCTCTGTCAGGGTGGCGACAAGCTGGCGGTTGATGCGATCTTGAATATCGGTGAGCATGGCAACTACGCCCACAACAGCCTCGGGCAGCATATGTATCCTCGTAAACGACTCTTCGATGAAGCCGTTGCCGAAATGAAACGGGCGAATCGATTCGTTCCTGTCTTCAATGACAAACATCTTTCCTACAAATGGGAAGAAGCGAAAGAGATGTACGACACCGCACAACAATATGGCATTCCTCTGATGGCCGGAAGCTCTGTACCTTTAGCACAACGACGTCCTCGACTGGAAATTCCTTCCGGCGCTCCGTTTGAAGAAGCGGTTTCGATTCATGGTGGTGGGGTTGAGAGTTATGACTTCCATGCCCTCGAAGTTTTGCAGTCGATGGTGGAAGATCGCCAAGGGGGTGAATCGGGTGTATCTAAAGTCGAGTTCCTCGATGGAGATGCTCTGTGGGCCGCTGCCGAAGCAGGACGCTGGGATGCGTCGCTTGCCCAGGCTGCGATGGAAAACGAACTCGGTTACAAACCCAAAGATTATCGCGAGATCAAAGGGGAAGAATATCCTCACCCTACCCACGGAATTCTGCTGCATTATAAGGATGGCTTTAAAGCGACGGCGCTGAGCTTGCCCGGTAGTGGGATTCGCTGGAACTTCGCCTGTCGTATCAAAGGGGAGCCCCAGATTCAGAAGACTTCCTTCTATGTGGGTCCGTGGCAAAACCGCAACTTATTCAAAGCGCTGTCCCATGCGATTCAAACCCATTTCAAAAACGGTGAAGCCCCCTACCCTGTCGAACGCACTTTGTTGACTAGTGGTATTCTGGATGCCTCCATGCATTCCCGTCACGAGGGCAAAGCGCTCGACACTCCGCAGTTGGAGTTCAGTTACAAAGCGAAGGACTACAAAGCGATGCGGGAAATGGGCGGTAGCTGGAAGATCATTACCGAAGATATGCCGGAACCGGAATTGATTGTACCGCAAGGTCTTTGA
- a CDS encoding RNA polymerase sigma factor, with protein sequence MTQNNELPSPYIIDSELLDRFVNHGDEAALTLLIRKHSALVMSVCRQIVDDQHEAEDVFQAVFLKLVQKGATIKNGAFLTSWLYRVSYHEACQTNRRRKKQMTVEYNDENITPTELAHHTQSKQQFVVLHEEVERLPERYRGPLILCYLNSMSRKEAADELQVTDAAVKARLMKGRELLRKRLLKRGIAMAAILASWRLDYAQAAANASTEMINKTIEQCLSYSGAEAGATLSSPNSLSQASLNLGQKVMPAVSRTSLAVCIGGAILIAGALITGISISGSDEQSDAKSTSKVSKNADGEISGDSNQIEIKTETNQIGASLNSNTIRASKPAAGAAPVRRGRISINGSNIGGPAEPPSDSIEVFSGVGVRSADDPLQPPLGGSPSGGGFGAGTINRNGAGTK encoded by the coding sequence ATGACCCAGAACAATGAACTCCCGTCTCCATACATTATCGATTCCGAGTTATTGGATCGGTTCGTCAATCATGGGGACGAGGCTGCCTTAACTCTTCTGATCCGAAAACATTCGGCATTGGTGATGTCCGTCTGCCGACAAATCGTGGACGACCAGCACGAGGCCGAGGATGTTTTTCAAGCGGTCTTTTTAAAGCTGGTTCAGAAGGGGGCGACGATCAAAAACGGAGCATTCCTGACGAGTTGGCTGTACCGGGTTTCCTACCATGAAGCCTGCCAGACGAATCGACGGCGGAAAAAACAGATGACCGTGGAATACAACGACGAAAATATCACTCCCACCGAATTGGCTCACCACACTCAATCCAAACAGCAATTCGTGGTTCTACATGAAGAAGTTGAACGACTTCCGGAACGTTATCGGGGGCCACTGATTCTCTGTTATTTGAACAGTATGTCACGCAAGGAGGCGGCGGATGAACTACAAGTAACCGATGCCGCCGTAAAAGCCCGGTTGATGAAGGGGCGAGAACTATTGCGAAAGCGTCTGTTAAAGCGGGGTATCGCGATGGCCGCTATTCTGGCCTCCTGGAGATTGGACTACGCACAAGCCGCTGCCAACGCCTCAACGGAAATGATTAACAAAACTATCGAACAATGTTTGTCATACAGCGGTGCCGAGGCTGGTGCCACTTTGAGTTCCCCAAATTCTCTTTCTCAAGCTTCTCTTAATCTAGGACAAAAAGTCATGCCCGCAGTTTCAAGAACAAGTTTAGCCGTCTGTATTGGCGGCGCCATTTTGATTGCAGGTGCTCTGATCACCGGCATTTCCATTTCCGGTTCCGATGAACAATCGGATGCCAAATCGACATCAAAAGTCAGCAAGAACGCCGACGGTGAAATTTCTGGCGATTCTAACCAGATCGAAATCAAAACGGAGACCAACCAGATCGGAGCCTCGTTGAATTCCAACACCATTAGAGCGAGCAAACCAGCCGCCGGTGCCGCACCTGTGCGGCGTGGTCGAATATCAATAAACGGTTCCAATATTGGAGGACCTGCTGAACCTCCTTCCGATTCGATTGAAGTCTTCAGTGGTGTTGGTGTTCGCTCTGCTGATGATCCACTGCAACCTCCTCTGGGTGGAAGTCCCAGCGGCGGTGGATTCGGCGCGGGTACGATCAACCGGAATGGTGCTGGAACCAAGTAA